One segment of Cataglyphis hispanica isolate Lineage 1 chromosome 23, ULB_Chis1_1.0, whole genome shotgun sequence DNA contains the following:
- the LOC126857942 gene encoding RNA-binding protein squid-like isoform X6, with protein MPRACESRAECREERGNARREAWAGLLHSAIGRYGRVVQSQYDPLLECIHLQQRCVRVHVFIYAVRKRKKATMADQEGKDFSEDIAEQNFAEQNGDAENGGAGGDAADNSQESQEDRSAGANQDSLNDRKLFVGGLSWETTDKELREHFSTYGDIESINVKTDPNTGRSRGFAFIVFAKAESLDKIMAAGDHVINNKKVDPKKAKARHGKIFVGGLSTELSDDDIKNFFSQFGTIVEVEMPFDKTKNQRKGFCFITFESEQVVNELLKTSKQTINGKEVDVKKATPKPDGMIGMRGGPGNRGGRGARGGRGRGFGQGGWGQSGYGGGYGGGYGQGGYGGGYDGYGYDYYGGGGSGYGGKQRGGGGRQNQRHQPY; from the exons ATGCCTCGCGCATGTGAATCACGAGCCGAGTGCCGAGAGGAACGAGGGAACGCAAGACGAGAGGCCTGGGCCGGTCTTCTTCATTCGGCAATCGGACGATACGGACGTGTCGTGCAGTCGCAGTACGATCCTTTACTCGAGTGTATCCATTTGCAACAGCGTTGCGTGCGAGTCCACGTGTTTATTTACGCCGTGCGTAAACGTAAAAAAGCGACGATGGCCGATCAGGAAGGCAAGGATTTCAGCGAAGATATTGCGGAGCAGAACTTCGCCGAGCAGAACGGCGATGCCGAGAACGGCGGTGCCGGCGGCGACGCCGCGGACAACAGTCAGGAATCTCAGGAGGACAG GTCGGCTGGAGCTAACCAGGATTCTCTGAACGATAG gaAATTATTTGTTGGCGGTTTAAGTTGGGAAACAACCGACA AGGAACTGAGGGAACATTTTAGCACATACGGCGATATTGAAAGCATCAATGTCAAGACAGATCCTAATACAGGACGATCAAGAGGGTTTGCCTTTATCGTCTTTGCTAAGGCTGAATCTCTCGATAAG ATTATGGCAGCTGGTGATCatgttatcaataataaaaaggttGATCCTAAGAAAGCAAAAGCCAGACAtggtaaaatatttgttggcGGTCTTTCAACGGAACTTTCCGACGACGACATTAAGAATTTCTTCTCGCAATTTGGAACT ATCGTCGAGGTAGAGATGCCATTCGACAAAACAAAGAATCAGAGGAAGGGATTCTGCTTTATCACTTTCGAATCTGAACAAGTGGTTAATGAACTACTGAAGACTTCAAAACAAACAATAAATGGTAAAGAG gTCGACGTAAAGAAGGCGACACCCAAGCCCGATGGTATGATTGGTATGCGCGGTGGACCAGGCAATCGTGGTGGTCGTGGTGCCAGGGGTGGCCGAGGTCGTGGATTCGGTCAAGGCGGATGGGGACAAAGCGGATACGGCGGCGGTTATGGCGGTGGCTACGGCCAAGGAGGATACGGCGGTGGCTACGATGGATATGGATACGATTATTACGGTGGCG GAGGTTCAGGCTATGGTGGCAAGCAGAGAGGTGGTGGTGGTCGTCAGAACCAGAGGCATCAACCCTATTAA
- the LOC126857942 gene encoding RNA-binding protein squid-like isoform X4 produces the protein MPRACESRAECREERGNARREAWAGLLHSAIGRYGRVVQSQYDPLLECIHLQQRCVRVHVFIYAVRKRKKATMADQEGKDFSEDIAEQNFAEQNGDAENGGAGGDAADNSQESQEDRSAGANQDSLNDRKLFVGGLSWETTDKELREHFSTYGDIESINVKTDPNTGRSRGFAFIVFAKAESLDKIMAAGDHVINNKKVDPKKAKARHGKIFVGGLSTELSDDDIKNFFSQFGTIVEVEMPFDKTKNQRKGFCFITFESEQVVNELLKTSKQTINGKEVDVKKATPKPDGMIGMRGGPGNRGGRGARGGRGRGFGQGGWGQSGYGGGYGGGYGQGGYGGGYDGYGYDYYGGGGYGGYGGYDYSGYGGSGYGGKQRGGGGRQNQRHQPY, from the exons ATGCCTCGCGCATGTGAATCACGAGCCGAGTGCCGAGAGGAACGAGGGAACGCAAGACGAGAGGCCTGGGCCGGTCTTCTTCATTCGGCAATCGGACGATACGGACGTGTCGTGCAGTCGCAGTACGATCCTTTACTCGAGTGTATCCATTTGCAACAGCGTTGCGTGCGAGTCCACGTGTTTATTTACGCCGTGCGTAAACGTAAAAAAGCGACGATGGCCGATCAGGAAGGCAAGGATTTCAGCGAAGATATTGCGGAGCAGAACTTCGCCGAGCAGAACGGCGATGCCGAGAACGGCGGTGCCGGCGGCGACGCCGCGGACAACAGTCAGGAATCTCAGGAGGACAG GTCGGCTGGAGCTAACCAGGATTCTCTGAACGATAG gaAATTATTTGTTGGCGGTTTAAGTTGGGAAACAACCGACA AGGAACTGAGGGAACATTTTAGCACATACGGCGATATTGAAAGCATCAATGTCAAGACAGATCCTAATACAGGACGATCAAGAGGGTTTGCCTTTATCGTCTTTGCTAAGGCTGAATCTCTCGATAAG ATTATGGCAGCTGGTGATCatgttatcaataataaaaaggttGATCCTAAGAAAGCAAAAGCCAGACAtggtaaaatatttgttggcGGTCTTTCAACGGAACTTTCCGACGACGACATTAAGAATTTCTTCTCGCAATTTGGAACT ATCGTCGAGGTAGAGATGCCATTCGACAAAACAAAGAATCAGAGGAAGGGATTCTGCTTTATCACTTTCGAATCTGAACAAGTGGTTAATGAACTACTGAAGACTTCAAAACAAACAATAAATGGTAAAGAG gTCGACGTAAAGAAGGCGACACCCAAGCCCGATGGTATGATTGGTATGCGCGGTGGACCAGGCAATCGTGGTGGTCGTGGTGCCAGGGGTGGCCGAGGTCGTGGATTCGGTCAAGGCGGATGGGGACAAAGCGGATACGGCGGCGGTTATGGCGGTGGCTACGGCCAAGGAGGATACGGCGGTGGCTACGATGGATATGGATACGATTATTACGGTGGCGGTGGGTACGGAGGTTACGGTGGCTACGACTACAGTGGATAcg GAGGTTCAGGCTATGGTGGCAAGCAGAGAGGTGGTGGTGGTCGTCAGAACCAGAGGCATCAACCCTATTAA
- the LOC126857942 gene encoding RNA-binding protein squid-like isoform X3: MPRACESRAECREERGNARREAWAGLLHSAIGRYGRVVQSQYDPLLECIHLQQRCVRVHVFIYAVRKRKKATMADQEGKDFSEDIAEQNFAEQNGDAENGGAGGDAADNSQESQEDRSAGANQDSLNDRKLFVGGLSWETTDKELREHFSTYGDIESINVKTDPNTGRSRGFAFIVFAKAESLDKIMAAGDHVINNKKVDPKKAKARHGKIFVGGLSTELSDDDIKNFFSQFGTIVEVEMPFDKTKNQRKGFCFITFESEQVVNELLKTSKQTINGKEVDVKKATPKPDGMIGMRGGPGNRGGRGARGGRGRGFGQGGWGQSGYGGGYGGGYGQGGYGGGYDGYGYDYYGGDGYGYGGGNYDGGYSGGRGARGKGGSGYGGKQRGGGGRQNQRHQPY, encoded by the exons ATGCCTCGCGCATGTGAATCACGAGCCGAGTGCCGAGAGGAACGAGGGAACGCAAGACGAGAGGCCTGGGCCGGTCTTCTTCATTCGGCAATCGGACGATACGGACGTGTCGTGCAGTCGCAGTACGATCCTTTACTCGAGTGTATCCATTTGCAACAGCGTTGCGTGCGAGTCCACGTGTTTATTTACGCCGTGCGTAAACGTAAAAAAGCGACGATGGCCGATCAGGAAGGCAAGGATTTCAGCGAAGATATTGCGGAGCAGAACTTCGCCGAGCAGAACGGCGATGCCGAGAACGGCGGTGCCGGCGGCGACGCCGCGGACAACAGTCAGGAATCTCAGGAGGACAG GTCGGCTGGAGCTAACCAGGATTCTCTGAACGATAG gaAATTATTTGTTGGCGGTTTAAGTTGGGAAACAACCGACA AGGAACTGAGGGAACATTTTAGCACATACGGCGATATTGAAAGCATCAATGTCAAGACAGATCCTAATACAGGACGATCAAGAGGGTTTGCCTTTATCGTCTTTGCTAAGGCTGAATCTCTCGATAAG ATTATGGCAGCTGGTGATCatgttatcaataataaaaaggttGATCCTAAGAAAGCAAAAGCCAGACAtggtaaaatatttgttggcGGTCTTTCAACGGAACTTTCCGACGACGACATTAAGAATTTCTTCTCGCAATTTGGAACT ATCGTCGAGGTAGAGATGCCATTCGACAAAACAAAGAATCAGAGGAAGGGATTCTGCTTTATCACTTTCGAATCTGAACAAGTGGTTAATGAACTACTGAAGACTTCAAAACAAACAATAAATGGTAAAGAG gTCGACGTAAAGAAGGCGACACCCAAGCCCGATGGTATGATTGGTATGCGCGGTGGACCAGGCAATCGTGGTGGTCGTGGTGCCAGGGGTGGCCGAGGTCGTGGATTCGGTCAAGGCGGATGGGGACAAAGCGGATACGGCGGCGGTTATGGCGGTGGCTACGGCCAAGGAGGATACGGCGGTGGCTACGATGGATATGGATACGATTATTACGGTGGCG ACGGATACGGCTACGGCGGTGGTAATTACGATGGTGGCTACAGTGGTGGGCGTGGTGCACGCGGCAAAG GAGGTTCAGGCTATGGTGGCAAGCAGAGAGGTGGTGGTGGTCGTCAGAACCAGAGGCATCAACCCTATTAA
- the LOC126857942 gene encoding RNA-binding protein squid-like isoform X1, which translates to MPRACESRAECREERGNARREAWAGLLHSAIGRYGRVVQSQYDPLLECIHLQQRCVRVHVFIYAVRKRKKATMADQEGKDFSEDIAEQNFAEQNGDAENGGAGGDAADNSQESQEDRSAGANQDSLNDRKLFVGGLSWETTDKELREHFSTYGDIESINVKTDPNTGRSRGFAFIVFAKAESLDKIMAAGDHVINNKKVDPKKAKARHGKIFVGGLSTELSDDDIKNFFSQFGTIVEVEMPFDKTKNQRKGFCFITFESEQVVNELLKTSKQTINGKEVDVKKATPKPDGMIGMRGGPGNRGGRGARGGRGRGFGQGGWGQSGYGGGYGGGYGQGGYGGGYDGYGYDYYGGGGYGGYGGYDYSGYDGYGYGGGNYDGGYSGGRGARGKGGSGYGGKQRGGGGRQNQRHQPY; encoded by the exons ATGCCTCGCGCATGTGAATCACGAGCCGAGTGCCGAGAGGAACGAGGGAACGCAAGACGAGAGGCCTGGGCCGGTCTTCTTCATTCGGCAATCGGACGATACGGACGTGTCGTGCAGTCGCAGTACGATCCTTTACTCGAGTGTATCCATTTGCAACAGCGTTGCGTGCGAGTCCACGTGTTTATTTACGCCGTGCGTAAACGTAAAAAAGCGACGATGGCCGATCAGGAAGGCAAGGATTTCAGCGAAGATATTGCGGAGCAGAACTTCGCCGAGCAGAACGGCGATGCCGAGAACGGCGGTGCCGGCGGCGACGCCGCGGACAACAGTCAGGAATCTCAGGAGGACAG GTCGGCTGGAGCTAACCAGGATTCTCTGAACGATAG gaAATTATTTGTTGGCGGTTTAAGTTGGGAAACAACCGACA AGGAACTGAGGGAACATTTTAGCACATACGGCGATATTGAAAGCATCAATGTCAAGACAGATCCTAATACAGGACGATCAAGAGGGTTTGCCTTTATCGTCTTTGCTAAGGCTGAATCTCTCGATAAG ATTATGGCAGCTGGTGATCatgttatcaataataaaaaggttGATCCTAAGAAAGCAAAAGCCAGACAtggtaaaatatttgttggcGGTCTTTCAACGGAACTTTCCGACGACGACATTAAGAATTTCTTCTCGCAATTTGGAACT ATCGTCGAGGTAGAGATGCCATTCGACAAAACAAAGAATCAGAGGAAGGGATTCTGCTTTATCACTTTCGAATCTGAACAAGTGGTTAATGAACTACTGAAGACTTCAAAACAAACAATAAATGGTAAAGAG gTCGACGTAAAGAAGGCGACACCCAAGCCCGATGGTATGATTGGTATGCGCGGTGGACCAGGCAATCGTGGTGGTCGTGGTGCCAGGGGTGGCCGAGGTCGTGGATTCGGTCAAGGCGGATGGGGACAAAGCGGATACGGCGGCGGTTATGGCGGTGGCTACGGCCAAGGAGGATACGGCGGTGGCTACGATGGATATGGATACGATTATTACGGTGGCGGTGGGTACGGAGGTTACGGTGGCTACGACTACAGTGGATAcg ACGGATACGGCTACGGCGGTGGTAATTACGATGGTGGCTACAGTGGTGGGCGTGGTGCACGCGGCAAAG GAGGTTCAGGCTATGGTGGCAAGCAGAGAGGTGGTGGTGGTCGTCAGAACCAGAGGCATCAACCCTATTAA
- the LOC126857942 gene encoding RNA-binding protein squid-like isoform X2 — protein sequence MPRACESRAECREERGNARREAWAGLLHSAIGRYGRVVQSQYDPLLECIHLQQRCVRVHVFIYAVRKRKKATMADQEGKDFSEDIAEQNFAEQNGDAENGGAGGDAADNSQESQEDRKLFVGGLSWETTDKELREHFSTYGDIESINVKTDPNTGRSRGFAFIVFAKAESLDKIMAAGDHVINNKKVDPKKAKARHGKIFVGGLSTELSDDDIKNFFSQFGTIVEVEMPFDKTKNQRKGFCFITFESEQVVNELLKTSKQTINGKEVDVKKATPKPDGMIGMRGGPGNRGGRGARGGRGRGFGQGGWGQSGYGGGYGGGYGQGGYGGGYDGYGYDYYGGGGYGGYGGYDYSGYDGYGYGGGNYDGGYSGGRGARGKGGSGYGGKQRGGGGRQNQRHQPY from the exons ATGCCTCGCGCATGTGAATCACGAGCCGAGTGCCGAGAGGAACGAGGGAACGCAAGACGAGAGGCCTGGGCCGGTCTTCTTCATTCGGCAATCGGACGATACGGACGTGTCGTGCAGTCGCAGTACGATCCTTTACTCGAGTGTATCCATTTGCAACAGCGTTGCGTGCGAGTCCACGTGTTTATTTACGCCGTGCGTAAACGTAAAAAAGCGACGATGGCCGATCAGGAAGGCAAGGATTTCAGCGAAGATATTGCGGAGCAGAACTTCGCCGAGCAGAACGGCGATGCCGAGAACGGCGGTGCCGGCGGCGACGCCGCGGACAACAGTCAGGAATCTCAGGAGGACAG gaAATTATTTGTTGGCGGTTTAAGTTGGGAAACAACCGACA AGGAACTGAGGGAACATTTTAGCACATACGGCGATATTGAAAGCATCAATGTCAAGACAGATCCTAATACAGGACGATCAAGAGGGTTTGCCTTTATCGTCTTTGCTAAGGCTGAATCTCTCGATAAG ATTATGGCAGCTGGTGATCatgttatcaataataaaaaggttGATCCTAAGAAAGCAAAAGCCAGACAtggtaaaatatttgttggcGGTCTTTCAACGGAACTTTCCGACGACGACATTAAGAATTTCTTCTCGCAATTTGGAACT ATCGTCGAGGTAGAGATGCCATTCGACAAAACAAAGAATCAGAGGAAGGGATTCTGCTTTATCACTTTCGAATCTGAACAAGTGGTTAATGAACTACTGAAGACTTCAAAACAAACAATAAATGGTAAAGAG gTCGACGTAAAGAAGGCGACACCCAAGCCCGATGGTATGATTGGTATGCGCGGTGGACCAGGCAATCGTGGTGGTCGTGGTGCCAGGGGTGGCCGAGGTCGTGGATTCGGTCAAGGCGGATGGGGACAAAGCGGATACGGCGGCGGTTATGGCGGTGGCTACGGCCAAGGAGGATACGGCGGTGGCTACGATGGATATGGATACGATTATTACGGTGGCGGTGGGTACGGAGGTTACGGTGGCTACGACTACAGTGGATAcg ACGGATACGGCTACGGCGGTGGTAATTACGATGGTGGCTACAGTGGTGGGCGTGGTGCACGCGGCAAAG GAGGTTCAGGCTATGGTGGCAAGCAGAGAGGTGGTGGTGGTCGTCAGAACCAGAGGCATCAACCCTATTAA
- the LOC126857942 gene encoding RNA-binding protein squid-like isoform X5, with protein MPRACESRAECREERGNARREAWAGLLHSAIGRYGRVVQSQYDPLLECIHLQQRCVRVHVFIYAVRKRKKATMADQEGKDFSEDIAEQNFAEQNGDAENGGAGGDAADNSQESQEDRKLFVGGLSWETTDKELREHFSTYGDIESINVKTDPNTGRSRGFAFIVFAKAESLDKIMAAGDHVINNKKVDPKKAKARHGKIFVGGLSTELSDDDIKNFFSQFGTIVEVEMPFDKTKNQRKGFCFITFESEQVVNELLKTSKQTINGKEVDVKKATPKPDGMIGMRGGPGNRGGRGARGGRGRGFGQGGWGQSGYGGGYGGGYGQGGYGGGYDGYGYDYYGGGGYGGYGGYDYSGYGGSGYGGKQRGGGGRQNQRHQPY; from the exons ATGCCTCGCGCATGTGAATCACGAGCCGAGTGCCGAGAGGAACGAGGGAACGCAAGACGAGAGGCCTGGGCCGGTCTTCTTCATTCGGCAATCGGACGATACGGACGTGTCGTGCAGTCGCAGTACGATCCTTTACTCGAGTGTATCCATTTGCAACAGCGTTGCGTGCGAGTCCACGTGTTTATTTACGCCGTGCGTAAACGTAAAAAAGCGACGATGGCCGATCAGGAAGGCAAGGATTTCAGCGAAGATATTGCGGAGCAGAACTTCGCCGAGCAGAACGGCGATGCCGAGAACGGCGGTGCCGGCGGCGACGCCGCGGACAACAGTCAGGAATCTCAGGAGGACAG gaAATTATTTGTTGGCGGTTTAAGTTGGGAAACAACCGACA AGGAACTGAGGGAACATTTTAGCACATACGGCGATATTGAAAGCATCAATGTCAAGACAGATCCTAATACAGGACGATCAAGAGGGTTTGCCTTTATCGTCTTTGCTAAGGCTGAATCTCTCGATAAG ATTATGGCAGCTGGTGATCatgttatcaataataaaaaggttGATCCTAAGAAAGCAAAAGCCAGACAtggtaaaatatttgttggcGGTCTTTCAACGGAACTTTCCGACGACGACATTAAGAATTTCTTCTCGCAATTTGGAACT ATCGTCGAGGTAGAGATGCCATTCGACAAAACAAAGAATCAGAGGAAGGGATTCTGCTTTATCACTTTCGAATCTGAACAAGTGGTTAATGAACTACTGAAGACTTCAAAACAAACAATAAATGGTAAAGAG gTCGACGTAAAGAAGGCGACACCCAAGCCCGATGGTATGATTGGTATGCGCGGTGGACCAGGCAATCGTGGTGGTCGTGGTGCCAGGGGTGGCCGAGGTCGTGGATTCGGTCAAGGCGGATGGGGACAAAGCGGATACGGCGGCGGTTATGGCGGTGGCTACGGCCAAGGAGGATACGGCGGTGGCTACGATGGATATGGATACGATTATTACGGTGGCGGTGGGTACGGAGGTTACGGTGGCTACGACTACAGTGGATAcg GAGGTTCAGGCTATGGTGGCAAGCAGAGAGGTGGTGGTGGTCGTCAGAACCAGAGGCATCAACCCTATTAA